A single window of Bradyrhizobium daqingense DNA harbors:
- a CDS encoding GntR family transcriptional regulator → MTLSDALSGISAVKLSTSDIIAEQLRRAILLGTISGGAQLKQNDVAARFGVSVAPVREALQRLIADGLAILHPNRGVTVSPTSEQDFLEIAELRALLEPHALGHSAPRLTSADLQYSEDVLSKAAHASDPLERANLHWEFHRSLYKRAERPRLLAQIGGLYQGINRYLLPAWANSGLSPGWVDSHLLIVAKIRDGHIDEACRLIVDQTDASTRRVQAHLHQNELSKEEK, encoded by the coding sequence ATGACGCTCTCGGACGCCCTTAGCGGCATCTCGGCCGTGAAGCTCTCAACCTCGGACATCATCGCCGAGCAATTGCGCCGGGCCATCCTGCTTGGGACCATCTCCGGTGGAGCCCAGCTCAAGCAGAACGACGTCGCTGCAAGGTTTGGCGTCAGCGTGGCTCCTGTGCGCGAGGCGCTCCAGCGGCTGATCGCGGACGGGCTCGCAATATTGCATCCGAATCGAGGTGTGACCGTTTCGCCGACCTCGGAGCAGGACTTCCTCGAGATCGCCGAGTTGCGTGCATTGTTGGAGCCGCATGCCCTTGGTCACTCTGCTCCTCGTCTCACCAGTGCCGACCTGCAATATTCCGAAGACGTTCTGTCCAAGGCTGCGCATGCTTCGGATCCGCTCGAACGCGCCAATCTGCACTGGGAGTTTCACCGCAGCTTGTACAAGCGAGCGGAGCGGCCGCGTCTACTCGCGCAGATCGGCGGCCTGTACCAGGGCATCAACCGCTACCTGCTTCCGGCGTGGGCCAATTCCGGCCTCAGCCCCGGCTGGGTCGATAGTCATCTCCTCATCGTCGCGAAGATTCGGGATGGCCACATCGACGAGGCATGCCGCTTGATCGTCGATCAGACTGACGCCTCGACGAGGCGCGTGCAGGCGCATCTGCATCAGAACGAACTTTCCAAGGAAGAGAAGTAA
- a CDS encoding 3-oxoacid CoA-transferase subunit B encodes MDPQIIIARRVAKELKSGNLVNLGIGIPTLVANYVPADLKVFFQSENGLIGTGPIPEQGMAHPTLTDAGGRPISALPGASTFDSAMSFGLIRGGHVDVTVLGGLQVDAHGHLANWMIPGKMVPGMGGAMDLVAGAKRVIVAMQHAAKGKSKIVAKCSLPLTSARRVDLVVTDMAVIGFPDGKATLLETAPGVSVGEVLALTEAELAIPDNVPEMRI; translated from the coding sequence ATGGATCCCCAGATCATCATCGCCCGGCGTGTCGCCAAGGAGCTGAAGAGCGGCAACCTCGTCAATCTCGGCATCGGCATTCCGACCCTGGTCGCCAATTATGTGCCGGCCGATCTGAAGGTCTTCTTCCAGTCCGAGAACGGACTGATCGGCACCGGGCCGATCCCCGAGCAGGGCATGGCGCATCCGACACTCACCGATGCCGGAGGACGCCCGATCAGCGCACTGCCGGGCGCCTCCACCTTCGACAGCGCGATGTCGTTCGGGCTGATCCGCGGCGGCCACGTCGATGTCACCGTGCTCGGCGGCCTTCAGGTCGATGCGCACGGCCATCTCGCGAACTGGATGATCCCGGGCAAGATGGTCCCGGGCATGGGCGGCGCGATGGACCTCGTCGCTGGTGCCAAGCGCGTGATAGTCGCCATGCAACATGCGGCCAAAGGCAAGTCGAAGATCGTGGCGAAATGCTCGCTGCCGCTGACCTCGGCGCGACGTGTCGACCTTGTCGTGACGGACATGGCCGTGATCGGCTTTCCCGATGGCAAGGCGACGCTATTGGAAACAGCGCCCGGCGTGAGCGTCGGCGAGGTCCTCGCGCTGACCGAGGCCGAGCTCGCCATTCCCGACAATGTTCCGGAGATGAGGATCTAA
- a CDS encoding NAD(P)H-dependent flavin oxidoreductase, whose amino-acid sequence MLRRYTGGRPYCIDVLFANKVGQVVPMSQRLSALPKEHLDFVEKILDEAGIPPLPPEVEAGMLRDKPPGHGHTEEGVLEVLEVVERHPQAKFVLSAMGAPSPYVVDRLHSKGIIVGAMAGSSEHALKQVQSGVDIVVAQGSEAGGHTGTISSMVLWPEVVDAVSPVPVLAAGGVGTGRHLAAAFALGAEGVWCGSIWLGSPESELSPAMRKRFIAARSQDAIQRKYDTGKPLRGLRSKWTDAWDAPEAPQPLPLAAQKLLVAPALKRFELADAADYMGYMCGQIVGRINEELPVRDIVSRLTIECDATLERLRKSGCR is encoded by the coding sequence ATGCTTCGGCGCTACACTGGCGGGCGTCCGTACTGCATCGACGTCTTGTTCGCCAACAAGGTCGGCCAGGTCGTTCCCATGTCGCAGCGTCTCTCGGCTCTGCCGAAGGAGCACCTCGATTTCGTCGAAAAGATCCTCGATGAAGCAGGTATCCCTCCGTTGCCCCCCGAAGTGGAGGCCGGAATGCTGCGTGACAAGCCGCCCGGCCACGGCCATACCGAAGAGGGCGTTCTGGAAGTCCTGGAAGTTGTCGAGAGGCATCCGCAAGCAAAGTTTGTCTTGAGCGCGATGGGCGCTCCCTCGCCTTACGTCGTCGATCGGCTGCATAGCAAAGGGATTATTGTAGGGGCGATGGCAGGCAGCTCCGAGCATGCGCTCAAGCAAGTTCAATCCGGAGTGGACATTGTCGTGGCCCAAGGGAGCGAGGCGGGAGGGCATACCGGCACCATTTCTTCTATGGTGCTATGGCCCGAGGTCGTGGACGCCGTTTCGCCTGTGCCAGTGCTGGCCGCTGGGGGTGTGGGGACAGGTCGCCATTTAGCTGCCGCTTTCGCGCTGGGCGCTGAGGGCGTTTGGTGCGGAAGTATCTGGCTCGGATCGCCCGAAAGTGAGCTGTCGCCTGCGATGCGTAAGAGGTTCATCGCTGCACGCTCGCAGGACGCGATCCAGCGCAAATACGATACCGGCAAGCCTCTCCGCGGTCTGCGCAGCAAGTGGACCGATGCGTGGGACGCTCCCGAAGCACCACAACCACTCCCACTTGCTGCTCAGAAGCTGTTGGTTGCACCCGCGCTCAAGCGCTTCGAATTGGCGGATGCGGCCGATTACATGGGCTATATGTGCGGTCAGATCGTCGGTCGCATCAACGAGGAACTACCCGTTCGAGATATCGTGTCACGTCTGACGATTGAATGCGATGCCACCCTCGAGCGATTGCGAAAATCTGGCTGCCGTTGA
- a CDS encoding CoA transferase subunit A, translated as MKAVSVEEAVAMIPAGASLMVGGFMGVGTPERLLDEVVRQRKTGLTLISNDAATPGKGVGKLFDQALVTKLTATHIGLNPKAQQQMLANQIAVDLVPQGTFVERIRAGGCGLGGVLTPTGVGTLVAEGKRQVEVDGKPFLLETALRAQFALVHAFLADYLGNLAYALTSRNFNPVMAMAADTVIVTAEHIVPVGVIAPDHVVTPAPLVDYLITNG; from the coding sequence ATGAAGGCTGTTTCCGTCGAAGAAGCCGTTGCAATGATCCCGGCGGGCGCCAGCCTCATGGTCGGCGGATTCATGGGAGTTGGAACGCCGGAGCGGCTGCTCGACGAAGTCGTGCGCCAGCGGAAGACGGGTCTGACCTTGATCTCGAATGATGCGGCCACGCCCGGCAAGGGAGTCGGCAAGCTGTTCGACCAGGCCCTGGTGACGAAGCTGACGGCAACGCATATTGGCCTCAATCCCAAGGCGCAGCAGCAGATGCTGGCTAACCAGATCGCCGTCGATCTCGTGCCGCAAGGCACCTTCGTCGAGCGCATCCGCGCCGGCGGATGTGGTCTCGGCGGCGTGCTGACGCCGACCGGTGTCGGAACGCTGGTGGCCGAAGGCAAGCGTCAGGTCGAAGTCGACGGCAAGCCATTCCTGCTGGAGACGGCGCTGCGGGCGCAATTCGCATTGGTGCACGCCTTCCTCGCCGATTACCTCGGCAATCTCGCCTACGCCCTCACGTCCCGCAATTTCAACCCCGTCATGGCGATGGCCGCCGACACCGTCATCGTGACGGCGGAGCATATCGTCCCGGTCGGCGTGATTGCGCCCGATCACGTCGTCACCCCCGCGCCGCTCGTCGACTATCTCATCACCAACGGGTGA
- a CDS encoding alpha/beta fold hydrolase, whose protein sequence is MPRVQAGELRLGWREWGGGDVTVVFIHGNLASKDWIELAAPLFPIGLRVVAIDWRGCGDSDRPKPSADYSNYSMRQHAEDMLAALDTLEIGYCHLATHSTGGIIAARMLLEQPQRFGRVFALDPVTPLGMAFDADQIGLFRAMMSSKELTRFVMATAASSLFVPESMGPNMVPRFREGLGEIQTLFDRIIEQTFGVSEGIWIGTPVNLTREKESRELARRMPEIRHPHLVLWGERDGWIAPADLRAMAEAMPDCRLVIVPGVGHSMNLESPALYAGYFGAWFGGRAASPSTAPS, encoded by the coding sequence ATGCCAAGGGTGCAGGCGGGCGAACTCCGACTCGGCTGGCGGGAGTGGGGAGGAGGCGACGTCACCGTCGTCTTCATCCACGGAAACCTCGCCAGCAAGGACTGGATCGAGCTCGCCGCGCCATTGTTTCCGATCGGGCTCCGTGTGGTTGCAATCGATTGGCGCGGCTGCGGCGACAGCGACCGGCCGAAGCCGTCGGCCGACTATTCCAACTACTCCATGCGGCAGCACGCCGAGGACATGCTGGCGGCGCTCGATACGCTCGAGATCGGCTATTGCCATCTCGCGACACATTCCACCGGCGGCATCATCGCCGCCAGAATGCTGCTCGAGCAGCCGCAGCGCTTCGGCCGAGTGTTCGCGCTCGATCCGGTAACGCCGCTCGGCATGGCCTTCGATGCCGATCAGATCGGATTATTCAGGGCCATGATGTCGAGCAAGGAGCTGACGCGGTTCGTGATGGCGACAGCCGCTTCTTCGCTGTTCGTCCCGGAGAGCATGGGGCCGAACATGGTCCCTCGCTTTCGCGAGGGGCTGGGAGAGATCCAGACGCTGTTCGATCGGATCATCGAGCAGACCTTCGGCGTATCGGAGGGGATCTGGATCGGCACGCCGGTGAACCTGACGCGGGAGAAGGAGAGCCGTGAGCTGGCGCGCCGCATGCCCGAGATCCGGCATCCGCACCTCGTGTTGTGGGGCGAGCGGGACGGTTGGATCGCGCCGGCCGATCTCCGTGCCATGGCCGAAGCGATGCCGGATTGCCGGCTGGTCATCGTGCCAGGCGTAGGGCATTCGATGAACCTCGAATCGCCGGCACTTTACGCAGGCTATTTCGGCGCCTGGTTCGGAGGACGTGCCGCGTCACCATCCACGGCGCCAAGCTGA
- a CDS encoding MaoC family dehydratase: MRTFSDFNQIKSAIGTEIGASDWIEITQDRINQFAEATCDEQWIHVDQERAKQEMPGGKTIAHGLLSLALAPLFIRSVIGLKGLRNTLNYGADRIRYLAPVPAGSKLRGRVTIAEAEDVPPDGLRVNYHLVIEIEGGTKPACVAELIALHYR, encoded by the coding sequence ATGCGAACATTCAGCGACTTCAACCAGATCAAATCCGCAATCGGCACCGAGATCGGTGCCAGCGACTGGATCGAGATCACGCAGGACCGCATCAACCAGTTCGCCGAGGCGACCTGCGACGAGCAGTGGATCCATGTCGATCAGGAGCGTGCGAAGCAGGAGATGCCGGGCGGCAAGACCATCGCCCATGGCCTGCTATCGCTTGCCCTTGCCCCGCTGTTCATCCGCTCGGTCATCGGCCTGAAGGGGCTGCGCAACACGCTCAATTACGGCGCGGACCGGATCAGATATCTTGCGCCGGTACCGGCGGGCTCGAAGCTGCGCGGCCGGGTCACGATTGCGGAAGCTGAGGACGTGCCGCCGGACGGGCTGCGCGTCAACTACCACCTCGTAATCGAGATCGAGGGCGGCACCAAGCCGGCCTGCGTGGCCGAATTGATCGCGCTGCACTATCGCTGA
- a CDS encoding acyl-CoA dehydrogenase family protein, with protein sequence MSFTEEQTAFRESVRRLVARHVAPIAAEIDETDRFPTELVKLFGEMGLMQLWVPEQYGGPNGNLTMMCIAREEISKVSPACASIAGLNTMFIMPLLHFGSEEQRRKFLPIIAKGGVVTAIAISEPQAGSDVTALNTRAQKDGDSYILNGRKQWCSYGVEAEFIVLMARTGDGPGADGISAFIIEPKKMPGVSFGRHERKMGFRGAPNTPIFLDNVRVPAENLVGEEGKGFRASMRALDLNRPTIGAQSVGLAQGALDACLAYAKERKQFKRSISEFQGVQFILADMAIQIEAARALVYECARAGDEGDWKRLNLLASMAKCFGSDVAMKVTTDAVQIFGGYGYTMDYPVERMMRDAKLTQIFEGTNQIQRVVIARELLR encoded by the coding sequence ATGAGTTTCACCGAAGAGCAAACCGCGTTTCGCGAGAGCGTCCGCCGGCTGGTGGCGAGACATGTGGCCCCGATCGCGGCAGAGATCGACGAGACTGATCGCTTCCCGACCGAACTGGTGAAACTGTTCGGCGAGATGGGATTGATGCAGCTCTGGGTGCCCGAGCAGTACGGTGGTCCCAATGGCAATCTCACCATGATGTGCATCGCGCGGGAGGAAATATCGAAGGTCTCTCCCGCCTGCGCGTCCATTGCCGGACTCAACACCATGTTCATCATGCCGCTGCTCCATTTCGGCTCGGAGGAGCAGCGCCGCAAGTTCCTGCCGATCATCGCCAAGGGCGGCGTGGTTACGGCAATCGCGATCTCCGAGCCGCAGGCCGGCTCCGACGTCACCGCCCTCAACACGCGCGCGCAAAAGGACGGCGACAGCTACATCCTGAACGGCCGGAAGCAGTGGTGCAGCTACGGCGTGGAGGCAGAGTTCATCGTGTTGATGGCCCGGACCGGCGACGGGCCGGGCGCCGACGGCATCAGCGCCTTCATCATCGAGCCAAAGAAGATGCCGGGCGTGTCGTTCGGCCGACATGAGCGCAAGATGGGCTTTCGCGGCGCGCCCAATACGCCGATCTTCCTCGACAATGTGCGGGTGCCCGCCGAGAACCTCGTGGGGGAAGAGGGCAAGGGTTTCCGTGCCTCGATGCGGGCGCTCGATCTCAACCGCCCGACGATCGGCGCTCAGTCGGTCGGCCTGGCCCAAGGTGCGCTCGACGCCTGCCTTGCCTATGCCAAAGAGCGGAAGCAGTTTAAGAGGTCGATCTCCGAATTCCAGGGCGTGCAGTTCATACTCGCGGACATGGCGATCCAGATCGAGGCCGCGCGCGCGCTCGTCTATGAATGCGCACGGGCCGGCGATGAAGGCGACTGGAAGCGCCTCAATCTACTCGCCAGCATGGCAAAATGTTTCGGCAGCGATGTAGCTATGAAGGTGACTACTGACGCCGTCCAGATATTCGGCGGCTACGGCTATACAATGGACTATCCCGTCGAGCGCATGATGCGCGATGCGAAGCTGACCCAGATCTTCGAAGGCACCAACCAGATCCAGCGCGTGGTCATCGCCCGCGAACTGTTGCGATGA
- a CDS encoding M24 family metallopeptidase: MRSAVTGDLDPAPIAAHPPSDRDPAQAVPGAAADIDALVRDAMLADGLRSDYLNITGYSLGCYPAHTPRTSDFSRVFLPTADWTLEEGMVFHMYVSADGIAISETVLVTEAGRDVHHCREVTI; encoded by the coding sequence ATGCGCTCGGCCGTCACCGGCGACCTCGACCCCGCGCCGATCGCAGCTCACCCGCCGTCTGATCGAGATCCAGCACAGGCAGTTCCGGGCGCCGCCGCCGATATCGACGCGCTCGTGAGGGACGCCATGCTCGCCGACGGGCTACGGTCAGACTATCTCAACATCACCGGCTATTCACTCGGCTGCTATCCGGCCCACACGCCGCGCACCAGCGACTTCTCGCGCGTCTTCCTGCCCACGGCTGATTGGACGCTGGAGGAAGGCATGGTGTTCCACATGTATGTCTCCGCCGATGGCATCGCGATCAGCGAGACAGTGCTCGTCACTGAGGCCGGGCGGGACGTCCACCATTGCCGCGAGGTTACGATATGA
- a CDS encoding FadR/GntR family transcriptional regulator, whose translation MGVLKPGDKLPPERDLAQQLGVSRNVLREALRSLEMAGVLRLRKGVKGGAFVREGDTGRMNLVMRDMLSLGTISVRELSEARIDVLELVVRLACSNGKPVDFDALEANIERTELATQEGRLLDRVECSREFYKLLAVATGNKVIAMILDSVTEIHMRFVYAKVVSSGVAMARLVETRRKFLTALRARNAATASRLMRTHLESVQRMLEQDPGAMSLRVALAEMQPGMRP comes from the coding sequence TTGGGCGTCCTCAAGCCTGGCGACAAACTGCCGCCGGAGCGCGATCTCGCCCAGCAGTTGGGCGTGAGCCGTAACGTCCTGCGTGAGGCCCTGCGGAGCCTTGAGATGGCCGGAGTGCTCCGGTTGCGAAAAGGCGTCAAAGGCGGCGCCTTTGTGCGCGAGGGCGACACCGGCCGAATGAATCTCGTCATGCGCGACATGCTGAGTCTGGGCACGATCTCCGTGCGCGAGCTGTCCGAGGCGCGTATCGACGTGCTGGAACTCGTGGTTCGGCTGGCCTGTAGCAATGGCAAGCCGGTCGATTTCGACGCGCTCGAGGCCAATATCGAGCGTACGGAGCTTGCGACGCAGGAGGGGCGTCTGCTCGACCGCGTGGAATGCTCGCGCGAGTTTTACAAGCTGCTTGCGGTTGCGACCGGGAACAAGGTGATCGCGATGATCCTCGATTCGGTCACCGAGATCCACATGCGGTTCGTCTATGCCAAGGTGGTGTCGAGCGGTGTCGCCATGGCGCGGTTGGTGGAGACGCGTCGAAAATTCCTGACGGCGCTCCGGGCACGAAATGCAGCGACTGCGTCACGCCTGATGCGTACCCATCTCGAGTCAGTGCAGCGCATGCTGGAACAGGATCCCGGTGCGATGTCGCTGCGGGTGGCGCTGGCCGAGATGCAGCCGGGCATGCGCCCCTGA
- a CDS encoding pyridoxal phosphate-dependent aminotransferase: protein MRVDKFAALATANAPGQEVRQAAGNVGNLMRGGSIAGHQIDFSHGDVDAFAPTPGASERFSEALVAGGRQAYTEYRGSADIRSELSEVLAAFTGAPVSADNGTIITPGTQGALFLAVASLVNAGDKVAIVQPDYFANRKLVEFVGGYPMPVPMDYLGSSQDSGLDLARLEDAFKAGARIFLFSNPNNPTGAVYSRREIGEIARLAAAFEVMIIVDQLYSRLLYANQNYAHIRAAGPLEERVITIMGPSKTESLSGYRLGIAFGAPAVIERMEKLQAIVSLRAAGYNQAVLRTWFREPKGWLEERIARHQAIRDDLLGVFRDGGMPTREPQAGSYLFPTLPPLAVGLQDFVRLLRHQADAIVTAGTEFGPCPDSIRLNFSQDHTAAVAAGRRIVEMAHRYRK from the coding sequence ATGAGGGTCGATAAGTTCGCCGCGCTCGCAACCGCCAACGCTCCTGGCCAGGAAGTTCGCCAAGCCGCGGGCAATGTCGGCAATCTCATGCGCGGCGGGAGCATCGCCGGGCACCAGATCGATTTCTCGCACGGTGACGTCGATGCCTTTGCGCCCACGCCAGGTGCATCTGAACGGTTCTCGGAGGCGCTGGTTGCGGGAGGACGGCAGGCCTACACGGAGTATCGCGGTTCGGCGGACATCCGCTCCGAACTGTCCGAAGTGCTTGCCGCGTTCACCGGCGCACCGGTCTCGGCCGATAACGGCACGATCATCACACCCGGCACCCAAGGCGCCCTGTTCCTGGCGGTCGCCTCGCTGGTGAACGCTGGCGACAAGGTCGCGATCGTCCAGCCGGACTATTTCGCCAATCGCAAGCTCGTCGAATTCGTCGGCGGATATCCAATGCCGGTGCCGATGGACTATCTGGGCAGCTCGCAGGATTCCGGTCTTGATCTCGCGCGACTCGAGGACGCATTCAAGGCCGGCGCGCGGATATTCCTGTTTTCCAATCCGAACAATCCGACCGGAGCCGTCTATTCCCGGCGGGAGATCGGTGAGATCGCCCGGCTTGCCGCCGCGTTCGAGGTGATGATTATCGTCGATCAGCTCTACTCACGGCTTCTCTATGCGAATCAGAACTACGCGCATATCCGCGCCGCCGGCCCGCTGGAGGAGCGTGTCATCACCATCATGGGCCCGTCAAAGACCGAGTCATTGAGTGGCTACAGGCTGGGAATCGCGTTCGGCGCACCTGCGGTGATCGAGCGAATGGAAAAACTGCAGGCGATCGTCTCGCTGCGCGCCGCGGGCTACAATCAGGCGGTCCTTCGAACCTGGTTTCGCGAGCCTAAAGGCTGGCTTGAGGAGCGAATAGCTCGACATCAAGCGATCCGCGACGATCTTCTCGGTGTCTTTCGCGATGGCGGCATGCCTACCCGCGAGCCGCAGGCGGGCAGCTATCTGTTTCCGACGTTGCCTCCGCTCGCGGTCGGACTCCAGGATTTCGTGCGGTTGTTGCGCCATCAGGCCGACGCTATCGTGACAGCTGGAACGGAGTTCGGTCCTTGTCCGGACAGCATAAGGCTGAATTTCTCTCAAGATCACACGGCGGCGGTGGCCGCAGGGCGACGCATCGTCGAGATGGCGCATCGGTATCGGAAGTGA
- a CDS encoding FAD-dependent monooxygenase — MSPPMASRSARQCSSLRPGGTSTIAARLRYDRSLAQWRRSRANTPGRSDEGAPRLALRSGIFAAIEVACFSHGKRTGLEGRSHRLRANLLIQVRRHDRPHPLSRCRWSPTSPRAKTRREVVTAARHIMLHLSGIESIIIESRSQAEIEQTIRAGVLEPSTIDLMTEIGAGGRMRHEGFVHGGFPRPAPRA; from the coding sequence ATGTCTCCGCCGATGGCATCGCGATCAGCGAGACAGTGCTCGTCACTGAGGCCGGGCGGGACGTCCACCATTGCCGCGAGGTTACGATATGATCGATCTCTGGCGCAGTGGAGGCGCAGCAGAGCGAATACGCCCGGTCGGTCGGATGAGGGGGCACCACGATTGGCGTTGAGGTCAGGAATATTCGCGGCGATTGAAGTAGCTTGCTTTAGTCATGGCAAGCGCACAGGGCTCGAAGGTAGGAGTCACAGATTGCGAGCCAACTTGCTTATCCAAGTGCGCCGCCATGATCGGCCTCACCCTCTCTCTCGCTGTCGTTGGTCGCCCACATCCCCGCGCGCTAAAACGCGACGAGAGGTCGTTACAGCCGCTCGACATATTATGCTGCATCTAAGCGGCATCGAGTCGATCATCATTGAAAGCCGGTCGCAGGCCGAGATCGAGCAGACGATCCGGGCCGGCGTGCTCGAGCCGTCGACCATAGATCTGATGACCGAGATCGGTGCCGGAGGTCGCATGAGGCACGAGGGTTTCGTGCATGGCGGCTTCCCCCGACCGGCGCCAAGGGCTTGA
- a CDS encoding HAD hydrolase-like protein: protein MLEFSKYKLLTFDCYGTLIDWDTSISNIVQPWLVEMKSQVPPDLVVSTFALMQAKHQQTRPTLLYPEVLRRSWQDIEEQFGWDENLARADEFARSVPSWRPFADTVESLRYLSRYFALGILSNVDNASLSGTLRALEVPFLFTVTAEDVASYKPGEPHFNAAFGEAARRGIDKSEILHTAQSKHHDIAPGNRLGLTTIWVNRRHGKKGTGATLAATANPSLTVNSLVELVDLHRSAQGASRPVSLSQ from the coding sequence ATGCTGGAGTTCTCGAAATACAAGCTGCTGACATTCGATTGCTACGGCACGCTGATCGACTGGGATACGTCCATCTCGAACATCGTGCAGCCCTGGCTCGTCGAGATGAAGTCTCAAGTTCCTCCCGACCTGGTCGTCAGCACGTTCGCGCTCATGCAGGCCAAGCATCAGCAGACGCGCCCGACATTGCTCTATCCTGAAGTGTTGCGACGCTCATGGCAGGATATCGAGGAGCAGTTTGGTTGGGACGAAAACCTCGCCCGCGCGGACGAGTTCGCCCGGTCGGTGCCATCCTGGCGTCCTTTTGCGGACACGGTCGAGAGCCTGCGATACCTCAGCCGATACTTCGCGCTCGGAATCCTTTCGAATGTCGATAACGCGTCGCTTTCTGGCACGCTCAGAGCGCTGGAGGTGCCGTTCCTGTTTACGGTCACCGCGGAAGACGTAGCTTCCTACAAGCCTGGCGAGCCGCACTTCAATGCTGCTTTCGGGGAAGCTGCAAGGCGCGGGATCGACAAGAGCGAGATCCTCCATACGGCTCAAAGCAAGCACCATGATATCGCTCCCGGAAATCGGCTCGGTCTGACAACCATTTGGGTGAACCGCCGTCACGGGAAGAAGGGTACAGGCGCGACCTTGGCCGCCACGGCCAACCCATCGTTGACCGTCAACTCGCTCGTTGAACTCGTCGACCTGCACAGATCGGCGCAGGGCGCCTCCCGACCGGTATCGCTGTCCCAATGA
- a CDS encoding MFS transporter, producing the protein MTQISDATIVQAGKPAGTLSRTALAATVGTTIEWYDFQIYGLAAALVFNSQFFPNFDPLAGTLLSFATFAVGFLARPIGAIIFGHMGDRIGRKSTLIATFLLTGVATLLVGCLPNYNAIGIFAPILLVLLRLIQGIGLGGEWGGAVLVMTESEAQTRRGLLGSLPQLGSPAGLVIATLIFAATTAILGTEQFAAWGWRLPFLLSLVLVLVGAFARFSMPESQAFSQAKRTNAIAAFPLAETLRTQWREVLLAGGLFLVTSGGFYVYVTFMVAYGSTNLGLSRELMLNGVLVFAITELLIIVPVCAFSDRIGRRPVFMGSAIFTILFAFPLFWLVNTKITSLVFLGMAIGGISNGILFGIMGSFGPELFKTSVRYTGASLGYQLSAALGGGLTPLIATALVKWADGNYWPAPAWLAGLALVSLIAAIVAPETRSRSLSEEIG; encoded by the coding sequence ATGACGCAAATCTCGGACGCAACGATTGTCCAGGCCGGAAAGCCGGCCGGAACGCTCTCCCGAACGGCTTTGGCGGCGACCGTCGGCACCACGATCGAATGGTACGATTTCCAGATCTACGGCTTGGCGGCGGCTCTCGTCTTCAATTCGCAGTTCTTTCCGAACTTCGACCCGCTGGCCGGGACGCTGCTCTCCTTCGCCACTTTCGCCGTCGGCTTTCTCGCCCGTCCGATCGGAGCCATCATCTTCGGGCACATGGGCGACCGCATCGGTCGCAAGTCGACGCTCATCGCGACGTTCCTGCTGACTGGCGTGGCTACACTCCTCGTCGGGTGCCTTCCGAACTACAACGCGATCGGAATATTCGCGCCCATTCTTCTCGTGTTGCTTCGTCTCATTCAGGGTATCGGCCTTGGCGGTGAATGGGGTGGCGCCGTGCTGGTGATGACCGAAAGCGAGGCGCAGACCCGGCGCGGCCTCCTCGGCAGCCTTCCCCAATTGGGATCTCCCGCGGGACTGGTGATCGCGACGCTGATCTTTGCCGCAACAACCGCGATATTGGGTACCGAGCAGTTCGCCGCCTGGGGTTGGCGACTGCCTTTCCTGTTGAGCCTCGTTCTGGTGTTGGTCGGCGCGTTCGCCAGGTTCTCGATGCCTGAAAGCCAAGCCTTTTCGCAGGCGAAACGTACGAACGCAATTGCCGCATTTCCGCTCGCGGAAACTTTGCGCACCCAGTGGCGCGAGGTTCTGCTCGCGGGTGGGCTGTTTCTCGTGACCAGCGGCGGCTTCTACGTCTACGTGACGTTCATGGTCGCCTATGGCTCAACCAATCTCGGCCTGTCGAGGGAGCTCATGCTCAATGGCGTCCTGGTATTCGCGATCACGGAGCTATTGATCATTGTTCCGGTTTGCGCATTCTCCGATCGGATCGGGCGCCGCCCGGTCTTCATGGGGTCCGCGATCTTTACGATTCTGTTCGCCTTTCCGCTGTTCTGGCTCGTGAACACGAAAATCACGTCGCTGGTCTTCCTGGGTATGGCGATCGGAGGAATATCGAACGGCATCCTGTTCGGAATCATGGGATCGTTCGGACCCGAGCTTTTCAAGACCAGCGTTCGTTACACCGGGGCATCCCTCGGGTATCAATTGTCAGCCGCACTCGGCGGCGGATTAACTCCGCTGATCGCGACGGCGCTCGTGAAATGGGCCGACGGCAATTACTGGCCGGCTCCGGCTTGGCTCGCAGGCCTCGCATTGGTGAGCCTGATCGCGGCAATCGTTGCACCCGAGACGCGTTCCCGCTCGCTATCGGAAGAGATCGGCTGA